CCTCGGCCCATCGAAACGGCTTGAGCCCACCGAAGTTCTTGACGTACACCACCCACAGCCGGGTGCCCTGCGTGTTGTAGAGCTTGGTGAGCGCGCGGTTCACCGCGTCGTACTCGAGCGGCCCGAGCACACCGGATTGGTCGGTGATTTGGCCGGACAGTGTGATCGCCGGCTTCGGTGCCGCCGCGCTGGGCGGCGCGGCCGATTGCGATTGTGGGGCGGCGCCGCTGGTTTCCGGTTGGTTCGAGTCGCCGCCGAGCACGCGCACGCCGACGAGTGCCCCGAGGCCGACCAGCGCGACGCCGACGATCGCCGCGACAGCGATTGCCGTGCGTCGGTTGCCGCGCGCCGGCGGCGAGGGAGCCGGCGTAGGCGCCGCGATCACGTCGGTCGGGATCGCGGCCGCTTGTGTCGGCGCGACGGCCTCGGCCGCCGTGTTGCCGAGCTGGCTTGCCAGCGCGGCGGCCAAATCCGCACACGTCGCATAGCGGTCGGCGGGGTTCTTGGCGAGCGCTTTGGCGAGCGCGCCGTCGAGCCCCGCCAATTCTGGTCGGCGCTCACTGATCCGCGGTGGCGGCGCGGACAAATGCTGAGTGATGACCACCGCCGGCGTGGAGCCGTGAAAGGGAGCGGTCCCCGTCAACAGGTTGAACGCGGTGCAGCCCAGCGCGTACTGGTCGGCGCGACCGTCGAGATCCAGACCCTGCAGCTGCTCTGGTGCGCAGTAGGCGGTGGTGCCCATCATCATGTTTGTCGCTGTCAGGCCGCTGATTTCACCCAGCTCGCGGGCAATGCCGAAATCGGCCAGCAGAATCCGCCGTCGGGGCGTCGCGTCACTGAGCAGGATGTTGGCCGGTTTGACGTCGCGATGCAGCAGGCCGCGCGAATGCGCATAATCCAGCGCGTCGGCCACGGCCGCAATGATCTCGATGACATCGGCTTTCGGCATCCCCGAGGGGTACTGGCGCAGCAACTCCGCGGCGTCGGTACCTTCCACGTAATCCATCGAGATCCACAGTTGCCCTTCGTATTCGCCGCGGTCGTGGACGCCTACGATGTGCTCGTTGTACAGGCTTGCGGCATGGTCGGCCTCGCGGTTGAAGCGTTGGCGAAACTCGAGGTTGTCGGTGAGCTCGCCGGGCAGGATCTTCAGCGCGTCACGACGGGGCAGCCGCGGATGCTGCGCAAGATATACCTCGCCCATCCCGCCGGCCCCCAGCCGCCGAACGATCGTGAATCCGGCGAATACCGCGCCTTCGGGTAACCCAGCGCTTTGCGGCATGTGAGCATGCTACTGAGGCGCCCGCGGCGACACCTGGCAATCGCACACCTGGCCGCACGGGGTACTGGCTGACGATTTAAGTGAGAATGGCGGGCGATGTTTAAGCAGGTGTCCTGGAACGTCGTTGTGCCGCTGATCGCCCTCGTCATGTTGGCACTGACCTGGGACATGGTGCCCGGCCCGGCGCTCGCCGCGGTGGAGGCGGTATTTCTGATCGGCGCCGTGTTGGCCGCGGTGCATCACGCGGAGGTGGTGGCGCACCGCGCGGGCGAGCCGTTCGGGTCGCTGGTGCTTGCCGCGGCGGTGACGGTCATCGAGCTGGCCCTGATCATCGAGCTGATGGCCTATGGCGGCAACGAGGCCGCAACGCTGGCCAGGGATACCGCGTTCGCAGCCCTGATGATCACCACGAACGGCATCGCCGGTTTGTCGCTGCTGCTGGGTTCGCATCGGTACGGCGAGACCTTGTTCAACCCGCGCGGCAGCGGTGCGGCACTGGCCACGCTCACCACGCTGGCGACCCTGAGCCTGGTGCTGCCGACGTTCACCACCACTCGTGGGGGTCAGGAATTCTCGCCCGGCCAGCTCGAATTCGCGGCCGTCGCGTCATTGCTGCTCTACCTGATGTTTGTCTTCACTCAGACCGTGCGGCACCGCGACTTCTTTCTGCCGGTCGCGCAGAAAGGTCAGCAGCGCATCTTCGACGAAGAAAGCCATGCCGAGCCGCCGAGTAATGCCGAGGCCCTGCGGAGCCTGGGACTGCTGCTGGTGGCGCTTGTCGCGGTGGTGGGTCTGGCCGAACAAGAGTCGCCGGCCGTCGAGAAACTGGTGTCGGTGGCGGGCTTCCCGCACTCATTCGTCGGCGTCGTGATCGCGGCACTGGTGTTGTTACCGGAGACCCTCGCGGCGGCGCGAGCGGCGCGCCAGGGCCGCATCCAGACCAGCCTCAACCTTGCTTACGGGTCGGGGCTGGCCAGTATCGGGCTCACCATTCCCGGCATTGCGCTGGCGTCGATCTGGCTCAAGGGACCGCTGATCCTCGGCTTGGGCCCGACCCAGTTGGTGTTGTTCGCGTTGACCGTGGTGATCACCATGCTCACCGTGATACCCGGCCGGGCAACCCGGCTGCAGGGTGAGGTACATCTGGTGTTGCTGGCCGCCTTCGTATTTTTGGCCATCGTCCCGTAGCGGCTTAATGTGCTGCACAACACAGATATCGGCGCCATCCCGGTCGTTAAACTGGATTGTCTTATGACAGTCGAGGCGCCGGCGCGGTGGGAGGTCACCGACGACGTCGACGTGTTCACCGACATGCTGCATAACTGCTATCTCCCGTTCGCGATGACCGGTGCGGACGGCAACCTCGAGCTGTTTTCAGCGACCGTGCGAGAGCAACCGTTGGGTCAGTTGCGCTTGGTGGACGGTTTAGCGTCCCCGCACCGCGGCGTCCGGGGTCCCCGGCAGGTCGGCGTCACCTCGCGTGATGTGGTCGGATTGCAATGCGTGCTGGCCGGCCGGGAACTCATTTACGGGAACGACGACGTCATCCCGATGGGTCCGGGTGACCTGATGGTGTGGGACAGCGATGTTGTCGGCGGCTACGAGCTGATCGAGGCGGTCCGCAAACGGACGTTGGTGCTGCCGCGCTCCCTGGCCGATGCGTTGCTGCCCGAGTTGCACACGCCGGGGACCGTGCGGGTGATATCGGGTGAGCGGGCCCATTTTGTGCGGCCGTTGTTCGAGTTGTTGGCTGTGCTCAGCAAAACACTGCCGACGATGAGCCCGCACGCCTCCGACAAGGCGGCGGCGCTGGTGATTCAGATGCTCGCCGACCTCGGTGGCCGCGGAACCCGCCGAATAATCCTGGGCCGGCGCAGCGCAACGAATCTGTCCGAGCGCGTTCTCGAATACGTGGAAAACAACCTCGGCGATTCGGCATTGCGGCCGGCGACCGTTGCGGCCGCTCATTTCGTCTCGACCCGAACGTTATACAGCGCCTTCGAACTACGGGACATGTCGCTCTCGGCATACATCCGGACCCGCCGGCTGGCGCGCTGCTATGCCGACTTGATTAGCACCGACGATCCGGTCGGTGATATTGCGTCTCGGTGGGGCTTTGTCAGTCTGCCGCACTTCAGCCGGGCCTTCGTGAAGCAATATGGGTTCGCTCCGAGCCGAGCCCGTCGTTCTGCGTGATCGACTCGCGCAGTTCGACAACTGGAACCGCGCGCATGGTCAAACGCGCGCGGTAACCGGTTCCTAAGCTGGCGTTCGGCTAACCCATTGGAGACAGCGCGAGCCCTCGGCGTGTCAGGCGATCCACGGGTCGCCGTTAAGTGTTGGGTCGCAAGGGAATCGGATAGCGAGGAAATACTGCCATGACAGTCAACGACGTACGGACCGACATAACTCTGGTCCGGACCACGGAGTCAGCAATCATCCACGCGCCCATCGACAAGGTACATATTGCCGATTGGTTGCTGAATTTGCCTGACGCCGAGTATCAGCGCTGCGCTCCACCAGACCATATCGCCGCCGGATCGACGACGACTGACGACGGGCAGCCGATGTCGATCAACGTCGAGGAAGTTGGTGGGAGCCTGGTGGTCCAGCATTATGTGGCCGAACGCCACGAACCGCATCGCTGTCACATGGTGTCGCTTAGCGACCTGCGAACACCCTTGGGCTGGACCAAGATTCAGGTGATCTGGGATCTCAGCGTAACCCCCCTGGACTCGGGGAGCTGTCAGTTCACCAACCTGGTGATCAGCTACCCCACCCACGGCTTCCTCGATGCGCTCGAGGCGGCCGGCCAGACCCTTGAAACCGTGGCCGCGGACTTGCAGGACGCCGTCACCGACCACAACCGCCGCGAGACTCCGTTGTTCGCCGCCAGCATCGAACGCAAATCGCTGAGCGCCACAACTGTTTAGCCTGATGCCAAAGACGACTGCCTTCGATTTCATCGTCGTGGGTGCTGGCAGCGCGGGTTGTGTGCTCGCAAACCGGCTCAGCGCCGACGGGTTCGCGCGCGTGCTGCTGCTTGAGGCCGGCGGTGAGGACTGTGCACCGGAAGTGCACATTCCGGCCCTGTTCGGCACGCTGTTCGGTACCGAGATGGACTGGGCCTATCGAAGCGTGTTGCAGGAGGGCACGGGTAGTCGGGTTGCTGTGCCGCGGGGCCGGATGTTGGGTGGCTGCTCGTCGTTGAATGCCATGGTCTACAACCGTGGCAACCCGGTGGACTACGACGGTTGGCGTACCGAACACGGCGCCACCGGCTGGAGTTTCGACGAGGTACTGCCGTACTTCGTGCGTGCCGAGCGCAACGCCCGACTGGGGGCGCCGCTGCACGGCGTCGACGGCCCGATGCACGTGCAGGACCCCGTGTACGTGCATAGCCTAAACGAGCTCTGGGTCGCTTCGGCAACGGCGTGGGGTTTGCCAAGCAACGATGACTTCAACGGTTCACGCCAGATCGGTGCGGGCCGTTTCCAGCTCACGCAACAGCATGGCCGGCGCTGGTCGGTGGCCGATGCCTACTTGCGGCCTGCGTTGGCGTGCCCAAATCTCACCCTGTGCACCGGCGCGCTGGTCCACCGGGTGCTGCTGGAAGGCGGGCGCGCGGTCGGCGTGGTCTACGAGCATGGCGGCCAACAGCTCAGCGCGCGCGCCGAGCGAGAGGTGTTGCTGTGCGGGGGATCGATCAACTCTCCGCAACTGTTGATGCTCTCCGGTATCGGACCCGCGCAGCATTTGCGCGCCCACGGCATCGAGGTCGCGGTGGATCTGCCCGGCGTGGGTGCCAATCTGCAGGACCACCCGACGCTGCCCATAATCTGGAGCACCCGTGAGGCCACCGACGTTGTGGCCCTGGCGTTAGCGCCCGGAGCGCGTGATCAGTTTGACGCGGGCCGGCCCGGCCCGCTGAACTCCGCGCTATGCGACGTCGGGGCTTTCTTCTCCACCACCGCTGACCCCGCGGTGCCGAACATCGAAATCCACACTGGGCCTACGGCATTCGCTGACGGTCTGGCCCCGCCCTCGACACCGTCGTTCACCGGGACTGTCTCGCTGCTCGACCCGGCCAGCCGAGGCACCCTGCGCCTGAATTCGGCCGACCCCACCCACGCACCGTTGATCGACCTCGGCATCTACCGGCAGGCCAGCGACTTCAACTCGCTCCTGGCCGGTGCGCGCGCATTCATCGAAATGAGCACCGCCGGGCCACTCGGCGAGCACTTGCACACGATGTTCTACCCGACCCAAGCGCGCCCGGACAGCGCCGAATTCGCGGCGGCCGCGCGGGCTCACACCCAGACGATGTATCACCCCGTGGGCACCTGCGCGATGGGCAGCGGTGAACACGCAGTCGTTGATTCCGAGTTGCGGGTGCGCGGTATCGACGGTCTGCGGGTCGTCGACGCCTCGGTAATACCGACCATCGTGCGCGGCAACACGAACGCGCCGACCATCATGATCGCCGAGAAGGCGGCTGAGTTGGTTCGCGGTACCCCTGACAATTCGCCGGACTAGGCGTCCGGTCCCGGCCGGCGCACGCGGCTACGCCGAAGAACGCGCTCGCAGGGTCTGCAACGCCTTGTCGGCGTGGGTGTCCATGCTGAATTCACTGGAGATCACGTCGAGCACCTTGCGATCGGTGTCGATGACGAACGTCGTGCGCTTGACCGGCATCAATTTGCCCAGCAGACCGCGTTTGACACCGAACTGGGTGGCCACCGTGCCCTCGTTGTCCGACAACAGCGGGTAGTCGAACTTCTCCTTGTCTGCGAACTTGGCCTGCTTTTGCACGGCATCGGTGCTGATACCGACCCGGTTGGCGCCGACCGCGGCGAATTCGGCGGCCAGGTCCCGGAAGTGGCAGGCTTCCTTGGTGCACCCGGGGGTCATCGCAGCGGGGTAGAAGAACAAGACCACCGGACCGTCCGCAAGCAGGGCGCTGAGCTTGCGTGGTGTTCCGGTCTGGTCGGGAAGTTCGAAGTCGGCCACGGTGTCACCAGTCTTCATGGCCGTCAGGCTACGCCCGACTGCCCGACTCGCCCCCTCACCCCTCTTGGGGCTGGGGGTGCCCCCGCACACGCCGCTATGCGGCCTGCGTCGTCGTCGGGCTGACCCGGACTGGGCAAACGAGTCTGCGAGGATGGTTTGGTGCACCCTCACCTCGCCAACACGACCTCACGGGAGGAATTTCGCCTGCTTGCGGCCGGGCACCGCGTTGTACCGGTGACCCGGAAGGTCTTGGCGGACAGCGAGACGCCATTGTCGGCATACCGCAAGCTTGCCGCGGATCGACCCGGCACTTTCTTGCTGGAGTCGGCGGAGAACGGCCGGTCGTGGTCGCGATGGTCATTCATCGGGGCAGGATCGCCCTCAGCGTTGACCGTGCGCGACGGCGAAGCCGTGTGGCTGGGTGCGGCGCCGCGGGATGCGCCCACCGGCGGCGACCCGCTGGAGGCGCTGCAGACCACCCTTGAGCTGCTGGCTACCGCCGCGGTGCCGGGCCTCCCGCCGCTGTCGGGCGGACTGGTGGGTTTCTTCGCCTACGACATGGTGCGGCGCTTGGAACGCCTGCCGGAAATGGCCGTCGACGACCTTGGGCTACCGGACATGCTGATGCTGCTCGCCACGGATGTCGCGGCGGTCGACCATCACGAGGGCACCATCACGCTGATCGCCAACGCCGTGAATTGGAACGGCACCGACGAGCACGTCGATGAGGCCTACGACGACGCCATCGCGCGCCTGGACGTGATGACCGAGGCGCTGGGCCAGCCGCTGCCGTCGACGGTTGCCACCTTCAGCAGGCCCGAGCCCCAATACCGGTCACAGCGCACGGTGGAGGAGTACGGAAAGATCGTCGACTACCTCGTCGATCAGATCGCGGCCGGCGAAGCCTTTCAGGTGGTGCCCTCGCAGCGCTTCGAGATGGACACCGACGTCGACCCGATCGATGTGTACCGGATTTTGCGGGTGACCAACCCGAGCCCGTACATGTATCTGCTGCATGTGCCGAATAGCGCTGGTGTGACGGACTTTTCGATCGTCGGATCCAGCCCGGAGGCGCTTGTCACCGTGGTCGACGGCCGTGCGACGACGCATCCGATCGCCGGCACGCGGTGGCGGGGACAGAACGAGGAAGAAGATCAGCTGCTGGAAAAGGAGCTGCTGTCCGACGAGAAGGAACGTGCCGAGCACCTGATGTTGGTCGATCTCGGACGCAACGACCTGGGCCGGGTATGCACGCCCGGCACGGTTCGCGTCGAGGATTACAGCCACATCGAGCGCTACAGCCACGTTATGCACCTGGTCTCCACGGTGACGGGCATGCTCGGTGCGGGCTGCACCGCGTTGGACGCGGTCACGGCGTGTTTCCCGGCCGGCACGCTGTCGGGCGCGCCCAAGGTGCGGGCCATGGAGCTGATCGAAGAGGTGGAGAAGACGCGCCGCGGCGTCTACGGCGGCGTGCTCGGGTACCTCGACTTCGCCGGAAACGCCGACTTCGCGATCGCCATTCGCACCGCGCTGATGCGCAATGGCACCGCGTATGTCCAGGCGGGCGGCGGGGTAGTGGCCGACTCCAATGGTCCGTACGAGCACACCGAGGCGAGTAACAAGGCGCGCGCGGTGCTGAGTGCGATCGCGGCCGCCGAGACGCTCAGCGCCCCGGACGCCACCCGCAATGGCTGATGCGCGGCCGGACCGGCGGGCCCGGCTGACGATCGGCATCGCCCAGGTGCTGCTGGTGGTTTCCGCCGCCCTGTTGTGGGCGGCCTCGCATCTGCCGTGGGTCGTCATCCGGTCGTTCGACGGGCTGGGACCGCCCAAGGAGGTGATCCTGGCCGGCGCGTCGTGGTCGACGGCCCTGCTGCCGTTGGCGCTGTTGATGCTGGCGACGGCCGTGGCGGCGCTCGCGGTGCGTGGTTGGGCGCTGCGGGCGATGGCGGGGCTGCTGGCCGTAGTCAGCCTGGCGATCGGCTACCTCGGCGTCAGCCTCTGGGCGCTGCCGGACGTGGCGGTGCGGGGGGCTGAACTTGCCCACATTTCGCTGGTGACGCTGGTGGGCAGCGAGCGGCGCTACTGGGGAGCGGGGTTGGCGGTGGCCGCCGCGGTGTGCACGTTGGTCGCCGCCGTCCTGTTGATGCGGTCGGCGATGTCCGCACGCGCCGGGGCAAAAAAATACGCCGCGCCGGCGACCCGCCGCTCAATTGCGCGACGCAACGGCGCCGATGGGGCGATGCTGGAGGAGCCGGGGGCCCCAGAGATGTCGGAGCGGATGATCTGGGACGCACTCGATGAGGGGCACGACCCGACTGATCGTCCCCGCGAGTCTGACACCGAGGGTCGGTGACGGGTCGCGAGCCGACGGTCGCTACCCTTCATTGACGTCGTCGAAATCGGCTCGGAACCGGTTAGGTGACCGTGAGTGACATCTGGGAAGGGAAACGACAGGTATGAGTCCGGCGACAGTCCTCGACTCCATCCTTGAGGGAGTCCGGGCCGATGTTGCCGCGCGCGAAGCCCGTATCTCTCTTCCCGAGATCAAGGCGGCCGCCGCGGCGGCGCCACCTCCTCTCGACGTGATGGCCGCCCTGCGCGAGCCCGGGATCGGCGTCATCGCCGAGGTCAAGCGCGCGAGTCCGTCGGCGGGTTCGCTGGCGCCCATTACCGACCCGGCGAAGCTGGCTCAGGCGTACGAAGACGGCGGTGCCCGGATCATCAGTGTCCTGACCGAGGAGCGACGCTTTCAGGGCTCGCTCGACGACCTGGATGCGGTTCGGGCGGCCGTGTCGATTCCGGTCTTGCGCAAGGACTTTGTGGTGCAGCCGTATCAGATTCACGAAGCGCGCGCGCACGGCGCCGACATGTTGTTGCTCATCGTCGCGGCCTTGGAGCAGTCGGCGCTGGCGGCGATGCTCGACCGCACCGAATCATTGGGTATGACAGCGCTTGTCGAGGTCCACACCGAGCAAGAGGCCGACCGGGCACTGAAGGCCGGGGCAAACGTGATCGGGGTCAATGCCCGTGACCTCGCGACACTGCACGTGGATCGGGATTGCTTCGCACGCATCGCTCCCGGGCTGCCCAGCAACGTGATCAGGATTGCCGAGTCCGGGGTTCGTGGCACCGGAGACCTGTTGGCCTATGCCGGTGCCGGCGCTGATGCCGTCCTCGTCGGTGAGGGCTTGGTCAAAAGTGGCGATCCGCGTGCCGCGGTTGCCGATCTGGTGACCGCGGGCACGCATCCGTCCTGTCCGAAACCGGCTCGCTAGTTGAACTTCATGAACCATCCCCGCGTTGAGCATTGGTGATGGTGGATTTAACGCGCCCCGCACTCCCGCTTACGAGCGAGGCCATCTCCGAACCCACCCGACACGACCCCGACTCGGGTGGGCATTTCGGCGGCCCGGCTGGTTGGGGCGGCCGCTACGTCGCCGAGGCATTGATGGCGGTGATCGAAGAAGTCACCGCCGCCTACGAGAAGGAACGCGTCAATCCAGACTTCCTGGACCTGTTGGATGACCTGCAAGCCAACTACGCGGGCCGGCCGTCGCCGCTTTATGAGGCCACTCGCCTGAGCGAGCACGCCGGCTCGGCACGCCTCTTCCTCAAGCGAGAAGACCTGAACCACACCGGTTCTCACAAGATCAACAACGTTCTCGGTCAGGCGTTGCTGGCCAAGCGAATGGGTAAGACCCGGGTGATCGCAGAGACCGGTGCCGGACAGCATGGCGTGGCCACCGCCACCGCCTGCGCATTGCTCGGCCTGGATTGCGTGATCTACATGGGCGCCGTCGATACCGCGCGTCAAGCGCTCAATGTGGCGCGAATGCGACTGCTGGGCGCCGAGGTCGTCTCGGTCGACACGGGTTCGCAAACCCTCAAGGACGCGATCAACGAGGCGTTCAGGGATTGGGTCACCAACGCCGACAACACGTACTACTGCTTTGGCACCGCGGCGGGACCGCACCCCTTCCCGACCATGGTGCGCGATTTCCAGCGCATCATCGGGCTGGAGGCGCGCGCGCAGATCCAGACGCAGGCGGGTCGGTTGCCCGACGCCGTCACGGCGTGCGTCGGCGGCGGTTCCAACGCCATCGGAATCTTCCACCCATTCATCGACGACCCGGGCGTGCGGCTGGTCGGCTACGAGGCTGCGGGTGACGGCGTCGAAACCGGCAGGCACGCGGCGACATTCACCGGCGGTTCGCCCGGGGCTTTTCAGGGGTCGTTCTCCTACCTGCTCCAGGACCAAGATGGTCAAACGATCGAATCCCATTCGATCTCAGCGGGTTTGGACTATCCGGGCGTGGGCCCGGAGCATGCGTGGCTCCGCGAAACCGGGCGCGCCGAGTACCGGCCGATCACCGACGCCGAGGCGATGGACGCATTTCGTCTGCTGTGCCGCACCGAAGGCATCATCCCGGCCATCGAATCCGCACACGCCGTCGCCGGCGCCCTGAAACTCGGCAATGAATTGGGCAGCGGCGCAGTCATTGTGGTGAATCTGTCCGGCCGCGGGGACAAGGACGTCGAGACGGCCGCGAAATGGTTCGGTTTGATAGCGCCCGGTGACGATGCGGTCGGCGGCCCCGACCGAGGAGGAGCCGGGCAATCGGAGCGGGACAAGCAATGACGGTGGAGCAGAGCCACGCCAGCAGGCTGGCACCGCTTTTCGACGCGTGCCGGGCGGAAAACCGTGCCGCGCTGATCGGTTATCTGCCCACCGGCTATCCCGACGTGCGGATGTCGGTGGATGCGATGATCGCGCTGGTCGAATCGGGTTGCGATCTCATCGAAGTGGGTGTGCCGTATTCCGATCCCGGTATGGACGGCCCGACGATCGCCCGGGCCACCGAGGCCGCGCTGCGTGGGGGAGTGCGTGTCCGTGACACGGTGGCCGCGGTGGAGGCGATCAGTTTGGCCGGTGGTCGTGCGGTGGTCATGACGTACTGGAACCCGGTGCTGCGCTACGGGGTTGACGCGTTCGCGCGGGACCTGGCCTCGGCAGGTGGGCACGGGCTTATCACCCCGGACCTGATCCCCGATGAAGCTGACGAGTGGATGGCCGCATCCACCGAGCATCGGCTGGATCGCATATTTCTGGTGGCGCCGTCGTCGACACCCGAGCGCCTGGTGACCACGGTGGAGGCATCGCGTGGATTCGTCTACGCCGCGTCGACAATGGGCGTGACCGGGGCACGTGATGCGGTGTCGCAGGCCGCACCCGCGCTGGTAAGCAGGGTCAAGGCGGTGTCCGACATCCCTGTTGGGGTGGGCCTCGGTGTGCGATCGCGCGAGCAGGCGGCGCAGATCGGCGGCTACGCCGACGGCGTCATCGTCGGTTCCGCCTTGGTGTCGGCACTCGGCGACGGTCTGCCTGGCTTGCGTGCCTTGACCCAGGAATTAGCCGAAGGTGTGCGAGTGTCGACATCATGACGATGTTGCCCACGTATTTTCCTAGCCCACCGCAAGGTGTTTGGCACCTCGGGCCGTTGCCGATTCGCGCGTACGCGCTGTTCATCATCACCGGGATCGTGGTTGCGCTGATCATCGGCGACCGGCGCTGGGTAGCGCGCGGCGGGCAGCGCGGGGTGATTTACGACATCGCGCTGTGGGTGGTGCCGTTCGGTTTGATCGGCGGCAGGCTCTATCACCTGGCCACCGATTGGCGGACATATTGGGGTCCGGGCGGCGCCGGGCTGGGCGCGGCGTTCCGAATCTGGGACGGTGGGTTGGGCATCTGGGGTGCGGTGGCCCTCGGCGTGCTCGGAGCGTGGATCGGTTGCCGGCGGCATGGCATGCCGTTGCCGGCCTTTCTCGACGCGGTCGCCCCGGGAATCATTTTGGCGCAGGCCATCGGTCGGCTCGGGAACTACTTCAATCAGGAGCTTTACGGCCGGGAGACCACGCTGCCGTGGGGTCTGGAAATCTTCTACCGCCGCGACCCTTCGGGATACATCGACCCGCATTCGCTCGACGGCGTTTCGACCGGGCAGCTCGCGGTCGTCGTGCAACCGACATTTCTATATGAATTGATTTGGAACGTCCTTGTTTTCGTCGTACTGATCTACCTCGATCGGAAGTACGCGATCGGTCACGGACGGCTCTTTGCGACTTATGTCGCGCTGTACTGCGTTGGGCGCTTCTGGGTCG
The DNA window shown above is from Mycobacterium sp. Aquia_216 and carries:
- a CDS encoding serine/threonine-protein kinase codes for the protein MPQSAGLPEGAVFAGFTIVRRLGAGGMGEVYLAQHPRLPRRDALKILPGELTDNLEFRQRFNREADHAASLYNEHIVGVHDRGEYEGQLWISMDYVEGTDAAELLRQYPSGMPKADVIEIIAAVADALDYAHSRGLLHRDVKPANILLSDATPRRRILLADFGIARELGEISGLTATNMMMGTTAYCAPEQLQGLDLDGRADQYALGCTAFNLLTGTAPFHGSTPAVVITQHLSAPPPRISERRPELAGLDGALAKALAKNPADRYATCADLAAALASQLGNTAAEAVAPTQAAAIPTDVIAAPTPAPSPPARGNRRTAIAVAAIVGVALVGLGALVGVRVLGGDSNQPETSGAAPQSQSAAPPSAAAPKPAITLSGQITDQSGVLGPLEYDAVNRALTKLYNTQGTRLWVVYVKNFGGLKPFRWAEDTMRANNFTDSDAILAVATEEPAYSFRVPNAAINGKAIDLEVIRRDRISPAVFRREWPRAAITAANSLDVGPS
- a CDS encoding calcium:proton antiporter, which gives rise to MFKQVSWNVVVPLIALVMLALTWDMVPGPALAAVEAVFLIGAVLAAVHHAEVVAHRAGEPFGSLVLAAAVTVIELALIIELMAYGGNEAATLARDTAFAALMITTNGIAGLSLLLGSHRYGETLFNPRGSGAALATLTTLATLSLVLPTFTTTRGGQEFSPGQLEFAAVASLLLYLMFVFTQTVRHRDFFLPVAQKGQQRIFDEESHAEPPSNAEALRSLGLLLVALVAVVGLAEQESPAVEKLVSVAGFPHSFVGVVIAALVLLPETLAAARAARQGRIQTSLNLAYGSGLASIGLTIPGIALASIWLKGPLILGLGPTQLVLFALTVVITMLTVIPGRATRLQGEVHLVLLAAFVFLAIVP
- a CDS encoding helix-turn-helix domain-containing protein; the protein is MTVEAPARWEVTDDVDVFTDMLHNCYLPFAMTGADGNLELFSATVREQPLGQLRLVDGLASPHRGVRGPRQVGVTSRDVVGLQCVLAGRELIYGNDDVIPMGPGDLMVWDSDVVGGYELIEAVRKRTLVLPRSLADALLPELHTPGTVRVISGERAHFVRPLFELLAVLSKTLPTMSPHASDKAAALVIQMLADLGGRGTRRIILGRRSATNLSERVLEYVENNLGDSALRPATVAAAHFVSTRTLYSAFELRDMSLSAYIRTRRLARCYADLISTDDPVGDIASRWGFVSLPHFSRAFVKQYGFAPSRARRSA
- a CDS encoding GMC family oxidoreductase encodes the protein MPKTTAFDFIVVGAGSAGCVLANRLSADGFARVLLLEAGGEDCAPEVHIPALFGTLFGTEMDWAYRSVLQEGTGSRVAVPRGRMLGGCSSLNAMVYNRGNPVDYDGWRTEHGATGWSFDEVLPYFVRAERNARLGAPLHGVDGPMHVQDPVYVHSLNELWVASATAWGLPSNDDFNGSRQIGAGRFQLTQQHGRRWSVADAYLRPALACPNLTLCTGALVHRVLLEGGRAVGVVYEHGGQQLSARAEREVLLCGGSINSPQLLMLSGIGPAQHLRAHGIEVAVDLPGVGANLQDHPTLPIIWSTREATDVVALALAPGARDQFDAGRPGPLNSALCDVGAFFSTTADPAVPNIEIHTGPTAFADGLAPPSTPSFTGTVSLLDPASRGTLRLNSADPTHAPLIDLGIYRQASDFNSLLAGARAFIEMSTAGPLGEHLHTMFYPTQARPDSAEFAAAARAHTQTMYHPVGTCAMGSGEHAVVDSELRVRGIDGLRVVDASVIPTIVRGNTNAPTIMIAEKAAELVRGTPDNSPD
- a CDS encoding peroxiredoxin yields the protein MKTGDTVADFELPDQTGTPRKLSALLADGPVVLFFYPAAMTPGCTKEACHFRDLAAEFAAVGANRVGISTDAVQKQAKFADKEKFDYPLLSDNEGTVATQFGVKRGLLGKLMPVKRTTFVIDTDRKVLDVISSEFSMDTHADKALQTLRARSSA
- a CDS encoding anthranilate synthase component I — translated: MHPHLANTTSREEFRLLAAGHRVVPVTRKVLADSETPLSAYRKLAADRPGTFLLESAENGRSWSRWSFIGAGSPSALTVRDGEAVWLGAAPRDAPTGGDPLEALQTTLELLATAAVPGLPPLSGGLVGFFAYDMVRRLERLPEMAVDDLGLPDMLMLLATDVAAVDHHEGTITLIANAVNWNGTDEHVDEAYDDAIARLDVMTEALGQPLPSTVATFSRPEPQYRSQRTVEEYGKIVDYLVDQIAAGEAFQVVPSQRFEMDTDVDPIDVYRILRVTNPSPYMYLLHVPNSAGVTDFSIVGSSPEALVTVVDGRATTHPIAGTRWRGQNEEEDQLLEKELLSDEKERAEHLMLVDLGRNDLGRVCTPGTVRVEDYSHIERYSHVMHLVSTVTGMLGAGCTALDAVTACFPAGTLSGAPKVRAMELIEEVEKTRRGVYGGVLGYLDFAGNADFAIAIRTALMRNGTAYVQAGGGVVADSNGPYEHTEASNKARAVLSAIAAAETLSAPDATRNG
- a CDS encoding TIGR02234 family membrane protein is translated as MADARPDRRARLTIGIAQVLLVVSAALLWAASHLPWVVIRSFDGLGPPKEVILAGASWSTALLPLALLMLATAVAALAVRGWALRAMAGLLAVVSLAIGYLGVSLWALPDVAVRGAELAHISLVTLVGSERRYWGAGLAVAAAVCTLVAAVLLMRSAMSARAGAKKYAAPATRRSIARRNGADGAMLEEPGAPEMSERMIWDALDEGHDPTDRPRESDTEGR
- the trpC gene encoding indole-3-glycerol phosphate synthase TrpC: MSPATVLDSILEGVRADVAAREARISLPEIKAAAAAAPPPLDVMAALREPGIGVIAEVKRASPSAGSLAPITDPAKLAQAYEDGGARIISVLTEERRFQGSLDDLDAVRAAVSIPVLRKDFVVQPYQIHEARAHGADMLLLIVAALEQSALAAMLDRTESLGMTALVEVHTEQEADRALKAGANVIGVNARDLATLHVDRDCFARIAPGLPSNVIRIAESGVRGTGDLLAYAGAGADAVLVGEGLVKSGDPRAAVADLVTAGTHPSCPKPAR